A single window of Longimicrobium sp. DNA harbors:
- a CDS encoding S8 family serine peptidase, which produces MRRSLLLLAVLGVAACGDSDAPLTPSLQPSAPSPLLVAEDGSIPGQYIVAVDWGADALAVARDFGIQPKYVYEHLLNGFAGAIPDAAVQALTADPRVLKVSVQRQFRALGGPTVTTQANATWGLDRVDQRLLPVDGTYSYQFSGAGVTAYVIDTGIRFDHEEFEGRATPGFDAYTADPVDPLLLPAPNDCHGHGTHVSGTIGGRTYGLAKQVRLVAVRVLNCAGYGSDADVIAGMDWVAKTATLPAVVNMSLGDVVPTKTLGTNGPVDDAVRGMIASGITVVVAAGNGWGNGTVGADACMFPIANVPEAITVAASNNTDTRTTWTNYGACVDLFAPGSSITSAYNTGPSDTDVLSGTSMASPHVAGAAALVLEQSPGATPQQVRDVLVQGATQNIIKPTTLNNFHTANSHLLYSRVLVPEAIKGKRGPTTPCTPKRKRDGQC; this is translated from the coding sequence ATGCGCCGCTCCCTGCTTCTCCTCGCCGTGCTGGGCGTTGCCGCCTGCGGCGACTCCGACGCGCCGCTCACGCCGTCGCTGCAGCCGTCCGCCCCGTCGCCGCTCCTCGTCGCCGAAGACGGGTCGATCCCCGGCCAGTACATCGTGGCGGTGGACTGGGGCGCCGACGCGCTGGCCGTCGCCCGCGACTTCGGCATCCAGCCGAAGTACGTCTACGAGCACCTGCTGAACGGCTTCGCGGGCGCCATCCCCGACGCCGCCGTGCAGGCGCTCACCGCCGACCCGCGCGTGCTGAAGGTGAGCGTGCAGCGGCAGTTCCGGGCGCTCGGCGGGCCCACGGTCACCACGCAGGCGAACGCCACCTGGGGGCTGGACCGCGTCGACCAGCGCCTGCTCCCGGTCGACGGCACCTACAGCTACCAGTTCAGCGGCGCGGGCGTCACCGCCTACGTGATCGACACCGGCATCCGCTTCGACCACGAGGAGTTCGAGGGCCGCGCCACGCCCGGCTTCGACGCGTACACCGCCGACCCCGTCGACCCGCTGCTCCTGCCGGCCCCGAACGACTGCCACGGGCACGGCACCCACGTCTCCGGCACCATCGGCGGCAGGACGTACGGGCTGGCCAAGCAGGTGCGCCTGGTGGCCGTGCGCGTGCTCAACTGCGCCGGCTACGGCTCCGACGCCGACGTGATCGCGGGGATGGACTGGGTGGCGAAGACCGCCACGCTCCCCGCCGTTGTCAACATGTCGCTGGGCGACGTGGTGCCCACCAAGACGCTCGGCACCAACGGCCCCGTCGACGACGCCGTGCGCGGCATGATCGCCTCGGGGATCACCGTGGTGGTGGCCGCCGGCAACGGGTGGGGGAACGGCACCGTGGGCGCCGACGCCTGCATGTTCCCGATCGCCAACGTCCCCGAGGCCATCACCGTGGCCGCCAGCAACAACACCGACACGCGCACCACGTGGACCAACTACGGCGCGTGCGTGGACCTCTTCGCGCCCGGCTCCAGCATCACCTCCGCGTACAACACCGGCCCCAGCGACACCGACGTGCTGAGCGGCACCTCCATGGCCTCGCCGCACGTGGCCGGCGCCGCCGCGCTGGTGCTGGAGCAGTCCCCCGGCGCCACGCCGCAGCAGGTGCGCGACGTCCTGGTGCAGGGCGCCACGCAGAACATCATCAAGCCGACGACGCTCAACAACTTCCACACGGCGAACAGCCACTTGCTCTACAGCCGCGTCCTCGTACCCGAGGCGATCAAGGGGAAGCGCGGTCCCACCACCCCCTGCACGCCCAAGCGCAAGCGCGACGGCCAGTGCTAG